The following proteins are encoded in a genomic region of Oryctolagus cuniculus chromosome 13, mOryCun1.1, whole genome shotgun sequence:
- the LOC138845005 gene encoding cytochrome c-like yields MGDAEKGKIFVQKCAQCHISEKGGKHKTGPNLHGLSAQKTGQAVGFSNRDANKNKGNTSGGGGGDTLMESLEKPKKYIPGTKMIFASIKTE; encoded by the coding sequence ATGGGTGATGCTGAGAAAGGCAAGATTTTTGTTCAGAAATGTGCCCAGTGCCACATCTCGGAAAAGGGAGGCAAGCACAAGACTGGACCAAATCTCCACGGTCTGTCTGCACAGAAGACAGGTCAGGCTGTTGGATTCTCCAACAGAGACGCCAACAAGAACAAAGGCAAcacctcgggggggggggggggggacactctGATGGAGTCTTTGGAAAAGCCCAAGAAATACATCCCTGGAACCAAAATGATCTTTGCTAGCATTAAGACTGAATGA